Below is a window of Flavobacterium sp. CFS9 DNA.
CGAACCCTCCGTTTTTACTGAGGCTAAGACACTCGAGAACATTAGTTATTTTTTTTTTTAAAAAATTATCTTTTCACGTTGCTGTATCAATTCGGGTCAACACAAAAAACTATAAAACGGGGTTTGCCTAAAATATGTATGTTCCGCTCCCCTGGAGCTTTTTGATGCCGGAAAATTGCATTTTCTACAGATATTTCGCTCCGCTGGAGCTGTTTCAAAAAAGCATTCACCCCTAGCTTTTGTCCTTTCGACGGAGGAGAAACCGCACTTGAAACTCCGCAAAAAATATCTCCAATCTTTGTCGAATCTTTTGTGTGATTTACTCCGTCTATTCGCTATCGCTCGAGTCTCCTTTCGGCCGAAAAGACAAACTAAACGCAAAAAACAATTCATGTAATTCGCAGCAAAATTTAAAGCACAAAAAAAAACCCAAACCCCAACAGAAGTTGGAATTTGGGATTTAAAAATATTGGGATTTAAAATTATTACCCTACCAGATTAATGATTTTACCGGGAACAATAATTACTTTATTTGGTGTTCTTCCTTCTAACTGACGTAAAGTTCTTTCGTCTTTCATGACAATTTCTTCGATCTGCTCTTTCGTTAAATCCAAAGGCAGTTCGATCGTAAAACGCATTTTACCATTGAAAGAAACCGGATATTCTTTATTGGTTTCTATTAAATGTTTAGGTTCAAAAACAGGAAAATCAACTGCTGCTATTGATTCTTTATTCCCTAATTGCAACCATAATTCCTCTGCAATATGCGGTGCATAAGGAGAAACTAAAATTGCTAACGGTTCCAAAATTGCTCTCGAATGACAGTTTTGCGCAGACAATTCATTCACACAAATCATAAACTGAGAAACAGAGGTATTGAAAGAAAAACTCTCGATGTCTTCTGCTACTTTTTTGATGGTTTTATGCAATGATTTTAAATTGTCTTTTGTTGGTTCGTCGTTGTTTACGATTAAACCATTATCATCAAAGTACAATCTCCATAACTTTTTAAGGAAACCAAATACTCCCGAAATACCAGCCGTATTCCAAGGTTTTGCCTGCTCTAACGGCCCTAAGAACATTTCGTACAAACGCAAGGTATCGGCTCCGTATTCGTTACAAATATCATCCGGCGTTACCACATTGTAATATGATTTCGACATTTTCTCGACTTCACGTCCAACGATATATTTTCCGTTCTCGTCAAAAATAAATTCTGCCGTATTAAAATCTTCTCTCCAGTTTTTAAATCTTTCTACGTCCAATTCATCCGAAGAATTTACAAAATTAACGTCCACACGAAGCGGCTGTACATTCTGATCTCCGATTTTATTCTTCGAAACAAAAGTATTTGTTCCTTCTAATCTATACACATAAGCTGTCGTCCCTAAAATCATTCCCTGATTGATCAGTTTTTTGAATGGTTCTTCGGTTGGAGCAAAACCTTTGTCTTTTAAGAATTTGTTCCAAAAACGGGAATACAATAAGTGTCCGGTTGCGTGCTCGCTTCCTCCGATATACAAATCAACACTTTCCCAATAAGCCAAGGCTTCTTTGCTTGCAAATTCATTTTCGTTGTGTGCATCCATGTAACGCATCCAGTACCATGAACTTCCTGCCCAACCCGGCATGGTGTTCAATTCTAATGGAAATACCGTTGCATGATCTACTAAATCGGTATTGACAACTTTATTATTTGTTGTGTCCCAAGCCCAAACCGCTGCATTTCCTAATGGAGGTAAACCGTCTTCGGTTGGTAAATATTTCTCTACTTCAGGCAAAATGATTGGCAAATGCTGTGTATCAATCATTTTTGGAAGACCATTCACATAATACACAGGGAATGGCTCACCCCAATAACGCTGACGGGAGAAAACTGCATCACGCAAACGGTAATTGGTTTTTCCAATTCCCTGTCCTAATTTTTCTAACGCCGTAATAGCAGCCTGAGTAGCTTCTTTATAATTTAATCCGTTTAAGAAATCAGAATTGGCAATTTCAACGTTGTCTTTCGAACCATAAGCGGCTTCAGAAATATCAACGTTGGCAAAAATATTTTTGATTTCCTGCATTCCGTTCTGACCTTTAAAGAAATTTGCAAAAGCATAATCTCTTTCATCTCCGCAAGGAACAGCCATTACAGCACCTGTTCCGTATCCGGCCAAAACATAATCACCAATCCAAACCGGAATTGGCTCTTTCGTAAATGGGTGCTCTGCATAAGCTCCTGTAAATACTCCCGAAATGGTTTTTACATCGGCCATACGCTCACGCTCGGAACGTTTTGCTGTTTTTTCGATATAGGCTTCAACCGCCTCTTTTTGTTCCGGAGTTGTAATTTTAGCCACCAAATCATGTTCCGGTGCCAAAGTCATAAAAGTCACTCCAAAGATGGTATCAGGACGAGTGGTAAATACCTCAATAAAATTTGTTTCAGGTTTCACGTTTAAAGTTTCCTGACTTTGTGCATCAAGCTGAAACTTGGAACCTAAAACTTGAAACTTCACTAATGCTCCAACCGATTTCCCAATCCAGTTTCTTTGGGATTCTTTGATAGACTCACTCCAGTCAATTTCATTTAAACCTTGAAGCAAACGCTCTGCATAAGCAGAAATACGCATACTCCATTGGGTCATTTTTTTACGAATTACCGGAAATCCTCCACGTTCTGAAACGCCGTTTACAATTTCATCATTAGCTAAAACGGTTCCTAAACCAGGGCACCAGTTTACTTCTGTTTCTGCCAGGTAGGTCATTCTGTACTTCAAAAGAATTTCTTCTTTTTGATCATCAGAATACGATTTCCATTCTTCTGCTGTGAAAATCGCAATATTATCGTCGCAAACTGCTTCTACTAATTTATTTCCCTGTTCTTCAAAAACACCTATTAACTCTGTAATATCAAATGCTTTTTCCTGTCTTTCACAATACCAGGAATTGAACAACTGAATGAAAATCCATTGTGTATGTTTATAATAGTCCGGATTTGAAGTTCGAACTTCACGCCCCCAATCAAATGAAAATCCAATTTTATCCAACTGTTTTCTATATCCTGCAATTTGTTTTCCTTCTTTATCTACTCCACCGTCAATATTAACACGCGTGGTATCTTCCGGACGCTGTCCGGTTTGAATTGCATACTGTTCTGCCGGCAATCCAAAACTGTCGTACCCCATTGGATGCAAAACATTAAAACCCTGATGTCTTTTGAAACGAGAATAAACATCTGAGGCAATATAACCCAGCGGATGTCCTACGTGTAATCCTGCCCCGGAAGGGTAAGGAAACATGTCCAACACATAATGTTTGGGTTTTTCAGAATTATTCTTTGCTGCAAAAATTTGGTTTTCGGCCCAATATTTTTGCCATTTGGCTTCTATTTCGTTTGGATTGTATTTCATTTTGTGAGTTGCTGAGTTACGGTGTAACTGAGTTGCTAAGTGTTAATGCATTATGTAAATAAGATCGCAAATTTACATTTATTACAGATTGTAACAAAAGTATTTTAATACATAAAAATAAATTATAATTTACCTAATTGGCTATAATTATTTTTAAACACATAGAAACATAGATTTAAAACTCTCGAAAAGGCGTTTCACTTGTTTAAAACATACAGAGACCACTATGTGTTAGAAACATGTTTCTTTTACAATATTTTAAACACCTACAATCTATGTTTCTATGTGTTAAATTATTTTTTTTTGTTATTAATCCAGCGGTTTACAATTTCTTCATTTTTATCAATATAAAATACAAGTCTAAAATTGCTTATATTGTACGAAAGTTAAAACTTTGGCCGTTATTAACTTCATATAAAGAAATTCTTTATTATTTTTACCCCATAATTTAAGCAAACTATGAGTTCTAACTTTGATAAATTTCAAAAGCGCAGGTTAATTTCCTCTTATTTTTCGGTTGTATTAAGTGTATTTCTGGTTTTATTCCTACTAGGGGTACTAGGATTATTCATTATCAATTCTAAGAAACTGGCTAATGATTTTAAAGAAAAAATTGCAATGACGGTTTTCTTTAAAAACGAGGCTAATGACAGCGTGATAAAAGCTTTCCATACAGAACTAAAAAGAGCGCCTTTTGCAAGATCATTCGTTTATGTAACAAAAGAAAAAGCGGCAAAAGAACACACTGACATTATCGGAGAAGATTTTCTGACTTTCTTAGGTGAGAACCCATTATTGAATTCTTACGACATTCACTTAAAAGCGGATTATGTTGAAAGAGACAGCATCCTTAAAATAGAAAGCAAACTACGTCAAAACACCATGATTGAAGATATTGTTTACGACAAACAATTGGTTAATCTGGTAAACGACAATATCAAAAAAGTAAGTATGTGGATTTTGATTATCAGTGGTTTCCTTGCGGTTATTGCTGTTCTGTTAATCAACAGTTCCCTACGTTTATCTATTCATTCGAATCGTTTTATCATCAAAACCATGCAAATGGTGGGTGCCACAAAATCGTTTATCCGTAAGCCATTTGTAATGCGCAGTGTAAAATTAGGAATGTTAGGTGCAGGTCTTGCTATCATTGCGCTGATCGGACTTCTGTTCTATGTAGAAACTAATTTCCCGGGCTTGGGTATTTTAGAAGATAAAGCCTTAATCGGATTGGTATTGTTAGCCGTATTCGGATTAGGAGTTTTGATTACCTGGGTAAGTACTCACTTTGCTACACAGCGTTTCCTAAATTTAAGAACTGACGATCTTTATTAATTTTAGATTTTAGACTGTAGATTTTAGATTAAAAAAAAGGCCTTTGACTGTACTCAGGGTCACAAAAAAGACAAAATGAAAAACAACAATAAAGAAGAACAAACACCAAAACAAGAATTCCTTTTTGACGGAATTAATTACAAAATTCTATTAATCGGAATTGGAGTTATTGCCTTAGGCTTTATCCTAATGTCTGGCGGAGGAAGCAACGATCCGAATGTTTTTAATGAAGACGTATTTAACTTCAGACGTATTCGTTTGGCTCCAACCACAGTTTTAATCGGTTTTGGAATCACCATTTATTCTATTTTCAAAAAATCTAAATAGACTCTTTAGAAAACTTAGACGTCTAAGACGTCTAAGAAATCTAATAATCTAACAATCATAATAAATGAATACATTACAAGCTATCGTTCTTGCTATTATTGAAGGCATCACTGAATTTTTGCCTGTTTCTTCAACCGGTCACATGATTATTGCCTCTTCCTTTTTCGGAATTGCTCATGAAGATTTCACTAAACTTTTCACCATTGTCATTCAGCTTGGCGCGATACTTTCGGTAGTGGTTTTGTATTTCAAACGATTCTTTCAAACACTTGATTTTTACTTTAAACTTTTGGTTGCCTTTGTTCCGGCAGTCGTATTAGGCTTATTGTTAAGTGATTTTATCGATGGTTTGTTAGAAAATCCTGTTACCGTTGCTATTTCTCTTTTGATAGGAGGCTTAATTTTACTAAAAGTTGACGAATGGTTCAACAATCCAAATACAACTGAAAGCTCTTCTGAAATCACCTATTTACAAGCTTTTAAAATTGGTTTATTCCAGTGTATTGCTATGATTCCGGGAGTTTCAAGAAGCGGCGCCAGTATTGTTGGCGGAATGTCTCAAAAATTATCCCGTACCACAGCCGCAGAATTCTCTTTCTTTTTGGCTGTTCCAACCATGTTAGGTGCAACCGTAAAAAAATGCTACGATTATTACAAATCCGGATTCGAACTGACTCACGATCAGATTAACATACTGGTAATTGGAAATGTCGTTGCTTTTATTGTAGCACTTCTTGCTATTAAATCCTTTATTGGATTTTTGACTAAAAACGGTTTTAAAGTTTTTGGCTATTACCGAATCATTGCAGGAATCATTCTGTTGCTGATTCACTTTTTCATTCATCCTCTTACGATTATATAATGACTCCTGAAGAATATTTAGACGGACAGGTTTTACTGATTGACAAACCTTTAAAATGGAGTTCGTTTCAAGCTGTCAACAAACTAAAATACCTTTTAATCAACAAAGTCGGACTTCCGAAAAAGTTCAAAATTGGTCATGCCGGAACCTTAGATCCTTTGGCAACCGGCCTATTGCTAATCTGTACCGGAAAATTCACCAAGAAAATTTCTGAGCTACAGGGTCAGGCCAAAGAATATACGGGAACATTTTACATTGGAGCTACTACTCCATCTTACGATTTAGAAACCGAAATCGATCAGACTTTTCCAACTGATCATATTAACGAAGCACTGATTCATGAAACAGTGAAACAATTTCTGGGCGAAATCGATCAGAAACCACCCATTTTCTCTGCCATAAAAAAAGACGGTGTTCGTTTGTACGAGCATGCGCGTGCAGGAGAAACTGTAGAAATTGCGACTAGAAAAACCACCATTCATGAATTCGAAATTACCCGAATAGCCTTACCCGAGGTAGATTTTAGGGTGGTTTGCAGCAAAGGGACTTATATTCGCTCTCTGGCTTTTGATTTTGGAAAAGCGATGAATTCCGGATCGCATTTAACCGTTTTACGCCGAACTAAAATTGGCGATTACGATGTAAAAAATGCTATTGACATTACCCTTTTTGAAGAAAGTCTTCAGCAGGAATAAAGCATAACATTTTTTTGAACGCCCTTTAGTGAGGTCGTGTCTTTTTCTTTTTTGTACTTTAGTCGTAAGATTAAAAACCAAAACATGAAAAACCACTTTCTGCTGCTATTGCTTGTCTTCACAATCTCATCAAACAGCCAAACCGTTAATCAAAAAATTGTTTCTACTGATATTGATAATTTCTGGAAGGCTTACGATAAAATTGTCACCGAAAAAGACAGCATCAAACAATACTCTTTTTTAAAAGAACTGTATCTCGACAAAGCTACTCCGGGGCTAAAAAGCTTACTCGAGGTCCGAAATTATACTGCCAAAGACTACATCAATGCCATAAATAAATATCCTAAATTCTGGAATTCGCTAAAACCAAACACTTTAAATGCTGCCGAACTTTATCCGGAAATTGATGCCGATATTCACAAACTGAAACAAGCTTATCCCGATTTAAAACCATCCACTATTTATTTTTCGATTGGAGCATTTCGAACAAACGGAACCATTCAGGAAGATCGGGTTTTAATTGGGAGCGAACTGAGCCTTGCAGACGAAACTACCGTTATTGATGAACTTCCGGCGTGGAGACAACCCTTTTACAAAGAATACGAGCCGAGAAAAAACATTGCATTGCTCTGCACGCACGAATATGTACATACACAGCAAAAAGAACTGGTAGAAGACCTACTTTTGATGTGTCTTTATGAAGGTGTTGCCGAGTTTGTTTCCTGTAAAGTAACCAACAAAAAATCAAGCTCGCCTGCAATTGAATTTGGAAAAAGCAATCAACCAAAAGTGATCGAACAGTTTATCGTGGATTTGTATATCAAAAGCAACAATTATAACTGGATCTGGGGCGAAAACAGAAATCATTTAAAAGTTAGAGATCTGGGATATTATATAGGTTACGAGATCTGCGAACGTTACTACAATTCATCCAAAGACAAAACGAAAGCAATAAAGACTCTAATTGAACTTGATTACCACAATGAAAAAGAAGTCGCACGTATTGTAGACGGTACCAAATTGTTTCCGCAAAATCTAAAAAAACTACGCCAGAATTACGAAAAACAAAGACCTAGCGTTGTATCCATCTCTGCATTTAAAAACGGGAGTAAAAAAGTAAAATCGGGCGAAACTGAAATCACGATTACTTTTTCGGAACCGTTAAACGGGCGCAGTACGGGAATCGATTTTGGTCCACTTGGAGAGAACTTTTTCCCAAAAATAAACACAAACAGAATCTGGTCTGCTGATATGAAATCCTGGACTATTAAAGCTGATCTAAAACCCGGCCAACATTACCAAATTTTAATTTCGGATAATTTCAGAAAACAAAACGGAGTGAGACTAAAACCTTTTTTAATCGATTTTAAAACGGCGGAGTAAAATTTCGAAACCAATTTTATTAAATAGGCTGAAAGCCTAAGAACATCAGCATGGTGCAACGCACTATGCTATAGCCAGAGCTCTTTCAGAGCAATATATTTCAAAAGCATTCTATAAAAAACGTTAAAAACAAAAAGCACATTACTTCAGGAATCCCCATAGCAATGTGCCGACTTCTTACAAAGTAGTTCTATTTCATAAGCTCTGTTTTTTTGAAGTTAATAATGAGATATACTCTTTCCTCCAAACAACAAGCCCGAAACAAAATCGTAAAATCTTTCGAATAACTTTTTCATGTTAGTGTATTTTTTAATTGTTAAACATTAAATAAACACCAATAAAAAGAGTAAATAAGAAAATGAATAATAGAAGTGGGATTACTCCTGCAAGTTACAAAAAATTGAAGCAACACAAAATATTTTAGCATATTTTTTATTACTAAAATTCTTATTCACAGCAGGATACCCGAAAAATAAGGCTGTTCGACGATATATTTCTTAAAAACTTAAGGAATCTAATCCAACCATCTTAATCACATTTATCGACTTACTAAATATCAAAAAGCGGTTTGTTTTTAAGCTTCTCCAAGATTTTTGCTGATGGTAAATTATCTTTGTCTATAAAGGCTTTCATTTGGGGAATATTATCGCAAAAAATAATATCCAGAGAAAATCTATCCTTTCCATAAATACCACGATGGATCATATTGGCAGAAAAAATCAATAAATCTCCCCGATTCAATCTTACAATTTCTCCACGTTTTAAATCGTCACTTTGGAGACGGCCTTTCAAAGAATTCCTAACCTCAAACTCTTCCGGCAAATCCCATTCGCGATGTGTTGTTGGAATCAGTTCAATTCCACGTTCAGTTTTCATGGGAATTCTGAAATGAACTACATTTTGAGTTTTGATGGCCTCCTTTTGATCTTCGACGGACATTCCCGTATATTGTATGTCACGGTGCCAATAATTCTTCCGGGCTTCATCTTTTGGATCAAAAAAAAGCTGGGTATTCAAAAAAACAGGAGGTTTAGGAAAGATAACACTTAGTATTTCTTCAAACTTGTCCTGGGCAATAAATTCAAAAAGACTTGTTTTTTCTTCCTCAGTTAAACCATCACCCTTGGTTAGACTGTGACTGTTTAAAACTCCTTTTTCATAGCTTATTTCATTATCACGCAACCAAATTTCATGGAATTTAACTAATCCTTTTTCAATTACTGCCAGTTCATTTTCAGAAAAGAAATTCTCCAGAAATACGTATCCGTTTTGTTCAAAACTATTCATATTACTCCCTGATTTCCAGCACGCGCATGATATCCATAAGTTCATTTTGAGTACTTAGCCCTTTGTCGGTCAAATACCACAACTGCAAATCGGTTTTAATTTTTTCATCAATTACACCAAATTCCTTTTTATAATTTATCACTAACTCGATGGCTTCTTTTGGTCTCGGTCCCCAATCTGCACGGGCTATTCCGGTTTCTTTACAAATCACAATCACTTTTGGAATCGCTCTTCCGCCATTGGTCAGGTATTGATTCATTAATGCGTCATTCTCATCACGAAAAACGATTCGCAGGTCTATTTTTTTATGCGATGCTAAAGCCATCTTATTAATAATAGGAAGTATCTGTGCCGCATCGCCACACCAGCCTTCAGAAATCACCAGCCAGATGTAATTGTACTTTAAGTTTTCTAATTCGGAAACTACTTCATCCGAAACTTTCATGGTTTTCTCTAGTCGGTTCATCCTGGCCTCATTCAGCTTAGTGTAATTGGTTAAGCTTTCAGATTGTTCATTGCCTGTTGATTTCCCTTCCAGTAATAAATCGGTAACTATTTTTCGATATTCGGTATACGAATGACTATTGAATAATGCTTTGGCTATACTACTTTTCATGTTTAGGATTTTTTGAATTCTATAAAATTACAACTTTTAAAAGGACTTAAAGAATGACTTTTGTCACATTCGGAGAAATCCGAAAAATCACTATAAATTTAAAACGAAAAGAACTATTATTTTTTTTAAAACATTATTTCTAAAAATCAGAATATGTCTATATTTGCACAAATTAATGCAACACAAACATGAAATATAAAAGAATTCTTCTAAAACTTAGCGGAGAGGCCTTAATGGGTGATTTACAATACGGTATTGATCCGAAAAGATTAGGCGAATATGCAGATGAGATTAAGCAGATTCATGACAAAGGAGTAGAAATTGCTATTGTAATTGGAGGAGGAAATATTTTTAGAGGCGTTGCAGGTGCAAGTGCCGGTATGGATAGAGTACAAGGCGATTATATGGGAATGCTTGCTACTGTAATTAACGGAATGGCTTTGCAGGGAGCACTTGAAGACAAAGGAATGAAAACGCGTTTGCAGACTGCTTTGAAAATGGAATCTATCGCAGAACCATATATCAAAAGAAGAGCAGACCGTCATCTTGAAAAAGGAAGAATCGTAATTTTTGGTGCCGGAACCGGAAATCCTTATTTTACAACTGATACAGCTGCCGTTTTAAGAGGTATCGAAATCAATGCAGATGTGATCTTAAAAGGAACTCGTGTAGATGGTGTTTATGATTCTGATCCGGAGAAAAATGCATCAGCTGTGAAATTTGATTTTATTTCGTTTGATGATGTTCTTAAAAAAGGACTAAACGTGATGGATACTACAGCTTTTACTTTAAGCCAGGAGAACAAATTGCCAATCGTTGTTTTTGATATGAACAAAATTGGTAATCTTTTGAAAATCTGTGAAGGTGAAAACGTTGGAACAGTAGTTAATATCTAGACTACTTAGATTGTTGGAATATTAGATTATTCGATTTTTAAAAGTTGTAATACTCTTAACATAGACAATCAGACAAAAAAGAATACCTGTTGATTAAAATTTTAGATCTGCATTTTTTTGAATTTCTCGTAATCCAAAAATGTAACCATCTAAAAATCTAAAAAAATATTAGTTAGTAAATTTAGTGAGTTCCTTTTTTAGAAATCTAAAAAATCGAATAGTCTAAAAATCTAAAAATCTAAAAAAATGACTGAAGAAGTAGAATTTATATTAGACAGTACGGAAGAATCTATGAACGGTTCGATTGCGCACTTAGAGAAAGAATTTCTTAACATTCGTGCGGGAAAAGCTTCTCCGGCTATGTTGGGAAGTGTTTTTGTAGATTATTACGGAGCTGCAACACCACTTTCTCAAGTATCAAAAATCAGTGTACCTGATGCCAGAACAATTACATTACAGCCTTTTGAAAAAAACATGTTGTCTGTAATTGAAAAAGCGATCATGGTTGCCAACATTGGTTTTAATCCGATGAACAACGGAGACGTTATTATCATCAGTGTTCCGCCTTTGACAGAGGAACGTCGTAAAGAACTGGCAAAACAAGCGAAAGCTGAAGCTGAAGATGCTAAAATTGGTGTTCGTAACGTACGTAAAGACGCCAATACAGATATCAAAAAATTAGAAAAAGAAGGAACTTCTGAAGACATTTGCAAATCAGCTGAAGAGCAGGTTCAGAATTTAACCAATACTTACATCAAAAAAATCGATGAGTTACTGGCTGCGAAAGAGGCCGAAATCATGAAGGTGTAATCCTATTCAACACAAAATAAAAGTCCGTTTAGTTAAATTATAACTGAGCGGATTTTTTTATTGTTATTTTTGCATACCAAAAGTACAATTAGTCCGTTTTTGAAAACTATGACATTCTCTATGAAGCTATTCTGTTTGTTGACTTTGTTTTTCACGCTTACCATTCAGGCACAATTTCAAATAAACGGAATTGTAACGGACTCTAATAACAAACCTCTTCCTTTTGCTACCATTACAACTTCCGATAGCAATAATACCATCACGGATGTCGACGGAAAGTTTATTCTGAAAGCTCTTTCAAAACCGGAATCTTTTACCGTTTCCTACATTGGTTTTCAAACGAAGACAATTATAATCACTGATCACAAAACCTTTTACCCCGTTTTTCTTTTTCAAAAGACTGATGATTTAAAAGAAGTTGTGGTCTCCAACGAAAATCCGGCTCTTACGATCATCAAAAAGGTCATTGCGAATAAAAACAAAAACAATCCGCAAAAAAAGCTGAGCAGTTTCGAATACAAAAGCTACAATAAACTTATAGTAACAGCCAATCCTGATTCTATTGACGGTAGAATTGACTCTACAGCAACCTATAAAAATCTCGACAAGAAACGTATTAACATTGATTCTTCCGATTATAAATTCAAAGAAATCATCAGCAAGCAGCACTTGTTTCAAACCGAAAAAGTTTCACAATATCAGTTTGGTAACAACAGACTGAAAGAAACGATACTGGGCACGAAAATGTCCGGATTTAAACAGCCTATTTATGAGGTTATCGCTTTTAATCTCCAATCGATTTCGATTTACGATCCGAAATACGAACTGTTTGAAACTAAATATGAAAACCCAATTTCGAATAGTGCTTCTCAAAGTTACAATTACAAGATTCTGGATACTGTGAACATCAAAGGCCGGGACACCTATATGATTTACTTCAAAAACAAACAAAGAAGAAAATCATCCGGTTTAGAAGGAGTTTTGTATATCGATCAGGAGAACTTTGCTGTAGCTAAAGCGGTAATGCGTATCAAAGGGGTTCTGGATATTAGCGGAATTCATGAATTTGAATACGTACCCAGTGAAAAAATATGGTTCCAAAGCAACACTACTTTTAAAATTGTAAAAGGGAAAAACGATGACGATATTAAGATTTTAGGTGGTACAATTCAATTTGACGGAGATGTTGAGGATAATTTCGAACCCCGAAAAAAGTCGGCTTCCGATTTTACTTATCTGCTTTCTGAGAGTAACAACTTTGACATCCACTACAACACTACTGCCCCTATAAAAGATCCAGCGCTTTATATTGAAATTAAAGACGATGCCAACAAAAAACCGGAATCCTTCTGGGAAGAATACCGAAAAGAAGATCTGGACTTAAAGAGCCAAAGAACCTATCAGTTGATTGACAGCCTTTCGATAAAAAAAAGAATCGAAAATCGTCTGGGGCTTGGACGAAAAATCATCAATGGGTATTTACCGATTGGTCCTATAGATCTGGATTTAAAAAAGATTATCAGTTACAACAACTACGAAGGTTTCAGATTAGGGCTTGGCGGTATTACCAACGACCGTTTTTCTAAAAACTTCAGAATCGAGGGATACTCGGCTTACGGAACAAAAGACGGTCAGCACAAATACAGCCTGGGAGCAGGATTTTTATTAGACAAAAACACCAATACATGGGTAAACGGATATTATACCGATGATGTTCGAGAGATTGCAAGTACCATTTTTGCCGTTGACAAACGTGTCTTCAAAATTTACGATCCGCGTCCGATTAACATTAGTACTTTTTATCAATATGTGGGTTGGAAAGCTAATATTC
It encodes the following:
- the leuS gene encoding leucine--tRNA ligase, coding for MKYNPNEIEAKWQKYWAENQIFAAKNNSEKPKHYVLDMFPYPSGAGLHVGHPLGYIASDVYSRFKRHQGFNVLHPMGYDSFGLPAEQYAIQTGQRPEDTTRVNIDGGVDKEGKQIAGYRKQLDKIGFSFDWGREVRTSNPDYYKHTQWIFIQLFNSWYCERQEKAFDITELIGVFEEQGNKLVEAVCDDNIAIFTAEEWKSYSDDQKEEILLKYRMTYLAETEVNWCPGLGTVLANDEIVNGVSERGGFPVIRKKMTQWSMRISAYAERLLQGLNEIDWSESIKESQRNWIGKSVGALVKFQVLGSKFQLDAQSQETLNVKPETNFIEVFTTRPDTIFGVTFMTLAPEHDLVAKITTPEQKEAVEAYIEKTAKRSERERMADVKTISGVFTGAYAEHPFTKEPIPVWIGDYVLAGYGTGAVMAVPCGDERDYAFANFFKGQNGMQEIKNIFANVDISEAAYGSKDNVEIANSDFLNGLNYKEATQAAITALEKLGQGIGKTNYRLRDAVFSRQRYWGEPFPVYYVNGLPKMIDTQHLPIILPEVEKYLPTEDGLPPLGNAAVWAWDTTNNKVVNTDLVDHATVFPLELNTMPGWAGSSWYWMRYMDAHNENEFASKEALAYWESVDLYIGGSEHATGHLLYSRFWNKFLKDKGFAPTEEPFKKLINQGMILGTTAYVYRLEGTNTFVSKNKIGDQNVQPLRVDVNFVNSSDELDVERFKNWREDFNTAEFIFDENGKYIVGREVEKMSKSYYNVVTPDDICNEYGADTLRLYEMFLGPLEQAKPWNTAGISGVFGFLKKLWRLYFDDNGLIVNNDEPTKDNLKSLHKTIKKVAEDIESFSFNTSVSQFMICVNELSAQNCHSRAILEPLAILVSPYAPHIAEELWLQLGNKESIAAVDFPVFEPKHLIETNKEYPVSFNGKMRFTIELPLDLTKEQIEEIVMKDERTLRQLEGRTPNKVIIVPGKIINLVG
- a CDS encoding cell division protein FtsX, yielding MSSNFDKFQKRRLISSYFSVVLSVFLVLFLLGVLGLFIINSKKLANDFKEKIAMTVFFKNEANDSVIKAFHTELKRAPFARSFVYVTKEKAAKEHTDIIGEDFLTFLGENPLLNSYDIHLKADYVERDSILKIESKLRQNTMIEDIVYDKQLVNLVNDNIKKVSMWILIISGFLAVIAVLLINSSLRLSIHSNRFIIKTMQMVGATKSFIRKPFVMRSVKLGMLGAGLAIIALIGLLFYVETNFPGLGILEDKALIGLVLLAVFGLGVLITWVSTHFATQRFLNLRTDDLY
- a CDS encoding DUF3098 domain-containing protein, which gives rise to MKNNNKEEQTPKQEFLFDGINYKILLIGIGVIALGFILMSGGGSNDPNVFNEDVFNFRRIRLAPTTVLIGFGITIYSIFKKSK
- a CDS encoding undecaprenyl-diphosphate phosphatase: MNTLQAIVLAIIEGITEFLPVSSTGHMIIASSFFGIAHEDFTKLFTIVIQLGAILSVVVLYFKRFFQTLDFYFKLLVAFVPAVVLGLLLSDFIDGLLENPVTVAISLLIGGLILLKVDEWFNNPNTTESSSEITYLQAFKIGLFQCIAMIPGVSRSGASIVGGMSQKLSRTTAAEFSFFLAVPTMLGATVKKCYDYYKSGFELTHDQINILVIGNVVAFIVALLAIKSFIGFLTKNGFKVFGYYRIIAGIILLLIHFFIHPLTII
- the truB gene encoding tRNA pseudouridine(55) synthase TruB, with translation MTPEEYLDGQVLLIDKPLKWSSFQAVNKLKYLLINKVGLPKKFKIGHAGTLDPLATGLLLICTGKFTKKISELQGQAKEYTGTFYIGATTPSYDLETEIDQTFPTDHINEALIHETVKQFLGEIDQKPPIFSAIKKDGVRLYEHARAGETVEIATRKTTIHEFEITRIALPEVDFRVVCSKGTYIRSLAFDFGKAMNSGSHLTVLRRTKIGDYDVKNAIDITLFEESLQQE
- a CDS encoding Ig-like domain-containing protein, with amino-acid sequence MKNHFLLLLLVFTISSNSQTVNQKIVSTDIDNFWKAYDKIVTEKDSIKQYSFLKELYLDKATPGLKSLLEVRNYTAKDYINAINKYPKFWNSLKPNTLNAAELYPEIDADIHKLKQAYPDLKPSTIYFSIGAFRTNGTIQEDRVLIGSELSLADETTVIDELPAWRQPFYKEYEPRKNIALLCTHEYVHTQQKELVEDLLLMCLYEGVAEFVSCKVTNKKSSSPAIEFGKSNQPKVIEQFIVDLYIKSNNYNWIWGENRNHLKVRDLGYYIGYEICERYYNSSKDKTKAIKTLIELDYHNEKEVARIVDGTKLFPQNLKKLRQNYEKQRPSVVSISAFKNGSKKVKSGETEITITFSEPLNGRSTGIDFGPLGENFFPKINTNRIWSADMKSWTIKADLKPGQHYQILISDNFRKQNGVRLKPFLIDFKTAE